In one window of Burkholderia cenocepacia DNA:
- a CDS encoding LolA family protein: MIAALLAASLIGASMTADPVTVAQSHFDHVRSYRATIRSSARDGERTEIRYAYLKPGFVRMDFVSPHRGAVLAYDPGDGKVRLRPFGTHAPPALTLSPSNPLVRDRTGHRVDRSDVGELLRNVHALQQGGATVTEGEEAVGGRTALRVLVTGAPAHAVDGVHRYRLWLDAADGFPLKVISYANDDDTPLETVTLDDVEIDVAFPERFFAP, translated from the coding sequence GTGATCGCCGCGTTGCTGGCCGCGAGCCTGATAGGAGCGAGCATGACAGCCGATCCCGTGACCGTCGCGCAGTCGCATTTCGACCACGTCCGCTCGTACCGCGCGACGATTCGTTCGTCGGCGCGCGACGGCGAGCGCACCGAAATCCGCTACGCGTACCTGAAGCCGGGCTTCGTCCGGATGGATTTCGTGTCGCCGCATCGCGGCGCGGTGCTCGCGTACGATCCCGGCGACGGCAAGGTGCGGCTGCGCCCGTTCGGTACGCATGCGCCGCCCGCGCTGACGCTGTCGCCGTCCAATCCGCTCGTGCGCGACCGCACCGGCCACCGGGTCGACCGCTCGGACGTCGGCGAACTGCTGCGCAACGTGCATGCGCTGCAGCAGGGCGGCGCGACGGTGACCGAAGGCGAGGAGGCCGTCGGCGGCCGGACCGCGCTGCGCGTGCTGGTCACGGGCGCGCCCGCGCACGCGGTCGACGGCGTGCATCGCTACCGGCTGTGGCTCGACGCCGCGGACGGTTTTCCGCTGAAGGTCATCAGCTACGCGAACGATGACGACACGCCGCTCGAAACCGTGACGCTCGATGACGTGGAGATCGACGTCGCGTTTCCCGAGCGTTTCTTCGCGCCCTGA
- a CDS encoding SRPBCC family protein yields the protein MAEYRFSTTWRVDAPLAAVWDAIYQVDRWPDWWKGAVRTVELEPGDARGVGALHRYTWKGALPYRLTFDMRVRRVERPHVLEGHASGAIEGDGRWSFAAAGARTVVRYDWHIRTHGWMNWLEPLARPLFRWNHDVVMREGAKGLARRLATTVETEGRTFRPLPDADCADA from the coding sequence ATGGCGGAATACCGGTTTTCGACGACCTGGCGGGTAGATGCGCCGCTCGCGGCGGTCTGGGATGCGATCTATCAGGTCGACCGCTGGCCCGACTGGTGGAAGGGCGCGGTGCGCACCGTCGAGCTCGAGCCGGGCGACGCGCGCGGCGTCGGCGCCTTGCACCGGTATACATGGAAGGGCGCGCTGCCCTACCGGCTGACCTTCGACATGCGCGTGCGGCGCGTCGAGCGGCCGCATGTGCTCGAAGGCCATGCGAGCGGCGCGATCGAGGGCGACGGACGCTGGTCGTTCGCCGCCGCCGGCGCGCGCACCGTCGTGCGCTACGACTGGCACATCCGCACGCATGGCTGGATGAACTGGCTGGAGCCGCTGGCACGGCCGCTGTTCCGATGGAATCACGACGTCGTGATGCGCGAGGGCGCGAAGGGGCTCGCGCGGCGGCTGGCCACGACCGTCGAGACGGAGGGCCGGACCTTCCGGCCGCTGCCGGACGCGGACTGCGCCGACGCGTGA
- the groES gene encoding co-chaperone GroES codes for MNLRPLHDRVIVKRLDQETKTASGIVIPDAAAEKPDQGEVLAIGPGKRDDKGAPIALDVKVGDRVLFGKYAGQTVKVDGQELLVMREEDIMAVVNAK; via the coding sequence ATGAACCTTCGTCCTTTGCACGATCGCGTGATCGTCAAGCGCCTGGATCAGGAAACCAAGACCGCCTCGGGCATCGTGATCCCCGACGCCGCTGCTGAAAAGCCGGATCAGGGCGAAGTCCTGGCGATCGGCCCGGGCAAGCGCGACGACAAGGGCGCCCCGATCGCGCTCGACGTGAAGGTCGGCGATCGTGTCCTGTTCGGCAAGTACGCAGGTCAGACCGTGAAGGTCGACGGCCAGGAACTGCTGGTCATGCGCGAAGAAGACATCATGGCCGTGGTCAACGCCAAGTAA
- the groL gene encoding chaperonin GroEL (60 kDa chaperone family; promotes refolding of misfolded polypeptides especially under stressful conditions; forms two stacked rings of heptamers to form a barrel-shaped 14mer; ends can be capped by GroES; misfolded proteins enter the barrel where they are refolded when GroES binds) has product MAAKDVVFGDSARSKMVEGVNILANAVKVTLGPKGRNVVLERSFGGPTVTKDGVSVAKEIELKDKLQNMGAQMVKEVASKTSDNAGDGTTTATVLAQSIVREGMKYVASGMNPMDLKRGIDKAVAAAVEELKKISKPCTTNKEIAQVGSISANSDSSIGDRIAEAMDKVGKEGVITVEDGKSLADELDVVEGMQFDRGYLSPYFINNPDKQVAVLDNPFVLLHDKKVSNIRDLLPVLEQVAKAGRPLLIIAEDVEGEALATLVVNNIRGILKTVAVKAPGFGDRRKAMLEDIAILTGGQVVAEETGLTLEKATLAELGQAKRIEVGKENTTIIDGAGEAVNIEARVKQVRAQIEEATSDYDREKLQERVAKLAGGVAVIKVGAATEVEMKEKKARVEDALHATRAAVEEGIVAGGGVALIRARTAIAGLTGANADQNAGIKIVLRAMEEPLRQIVTNGGEEASVVVAAVAAGKGNYGYNAATGEYVDMVEAGVVDPTKVTRTALQNAASVAGLLLTTDAAVAELPKEDAPMPGGMPGGMGGMGMDM; this is encoded by the coding sequence ATGGCAGCTAAAGACGTCGTATTCGGCGATTCCGCCCGTTCGAAGATGGTCGAAGGCGTGAACATTCTCGCCAACGCAGTCAAGGTCACGTTGGGTCCGAAGGGCCGCAACGTCGTGCTCGAGCGCAGCTTCGGCGGCCCGACGGTCACCAAGGACGGTGTGTCGGTCGCGAAGGAAATCGAGCTGAAGGACAAGCTTCAGAACATGGGCGCGCAAATGGTCAAGGAAGTCGCTTCCAAGACCAGCGACAACGCAGGCGACGGCACGACGACGGCAACCGTCCTCGCGCAATCGATCGTTCGCGAAGGCATGAAGTACGTCGCATCGGGCATGAACCCGATGGACCTGAAGCGCGGCATCGACAAGGCAGTCGCAGCGGCTGTCGAAGAGCTGAAGAAGATCAGCAAGCCGTGCACGACCAACAAGGAAATCGCACAGGTCGGCTCGATCTCGGCGAACAGCGATTCGTCGATCGGCGATCGCATCGCTGAAGCGATGGACAAGGTCGGCAAGGAAGGCGTGATCACCGTCGAAGACGGCAAGTCGCTGGCCGACGAGCTCGACGTCGTCGAAGGCATGCAGTTCGACCGCGGCTACCTGTCGCCGTACTTCATCAACAACCCGGACAAGCAAGTCGCCGTCCTCGACAACCCGTTCGTGCTGCTGCACGACAAGAAGGTGTCGAACATCCGTGATCTGCTGCCGGTGCTCGAGCAAGTCGCGAAGGCTGGCCGTCCGCTGCTGATCATCGCAGAAGACGTCGAAGGCGAAGCACTCGCGACGCTGGTCGTCAACAACATCCGCGGCATCCTGAAGACCGTCGCGGTCAAGGCGCCGGGCTTCGGCGATCGTCGCAAGGCGATGCTGGAAGACATCGCGATCCTGACCGGCGGTCAAGTCGTCGCGGAAGAAACCGGCCTGACGCTCGAGAAGGCAACGCTGGCAGAACTGGGCCAGGCGAAGCGCATCGAAGTGGGCAAGGAAAACACGACGATCATCGACGGTGCAGGCGAAGCCGTGAACATCGAAGCACGCGTGAAGCAAGTGCGCGCGCAAATCGAGGAAGCGACGTCGGACTACGACCGTGAAAAGCTGCAAGAGCGCGTGGCCAAGCTGGCAGGCGGCGTTGCAGTGATCAAGGTCGGTGCTGCGACCGAAGTCGAAATGAAGGAAAAGAAGGCACGTGTCGAAGACGCACTGCACGCAACCCGCGCAGCTGTGGAAGAAGGCATCGTGGCAGGCGGCGGCGTCGCGCTGATCCGCGCTCGTACCGCGATCGCAGGCCTGACCGGCGCGAACGCCGACCAGAACGCCGGCATCAAGATCGTGCTGCGCGCAATGGAAGAGCCGCTGCGCCAGATCGTCACGAACGGCGGCGAAGAAGCCAGCGTCGTGGTGGCGGCAGTTGCTGCAGGCAAGGGCAACTACGGCTACAACGCAGCAACGGGCGAGTACGTCGACATGGTTGAAGCCGGCGTCGTCGACCCGACCAAGGTCACGCGCACCGCACTGCAGAACGCAGCTTCGGTTGCAGGCCTGCTGCTGACGACGGACGCAGCTGTCGCAGAACTGCCGAAGGAAGACGCACCGATGCCGGGCGGCATGCCGGGCGGCATGGGCGGCATGGGCATGGACATGTAA
- a CDS encoding hydroxymethylpyrimidine/phosphomethylpyrimidine kinase, with the protein MSSNAPPIVLTFGLSDPTGGSGLQADLMTLASMGCHGVSVLTGYTVRDSAACDEVTGLDPDVVAAQARMLLEDMPVAAFKIGAATRAEVVSAIAEVVADYDGVPLVLAPDFTLDDEHVLAADDLRESIADLLAPQTTLLVADHATLIALAQPDGDAEAPNLDAAVSHLLSQGCEYILSSETGSHRLVNTLYGEEGQLREDMWDRSPHRLMGITDTLGAAIAALLANGQEPPEAVREAQEYLYQAVRDAFRPGMGAYLPDRFFWARSNDESDTPPAVKADPVPRTSHRH; encoded by the coding sequence ATGTCCAGCAACGCCCCTCCGATCGTCCTCACCTTCGGCCTGTCCGATCCCACCGGCGGCTCCGGCCTCCAAGCCGATCTGATGACCCTGGCGAGCATGGGCTGTCACGGCGTGTCCGTCCTGACCGGCTATACCGTGCGCGACTCGGCCGCCTGTGATGAAGTCACCGGCCTCGATCCCGACGTCGTCGCCGCGCAGGCGCGCATGCTGCTCGAAGACATGCCGGTTGCCGCGTTCAAGATCGGCGCGGCGACGCGCGCGGAAGTCGTCAGCGCGATCGCCGAAGTCGTCGCCGACTACGACGGCGTGCCGCTCGTGCTCGCGCCGGACTTCACGCTCGACGACGAACACGTCCTCGCCGCCGACGACCTGCGCGAATCGATCGCCGACCTGCTGGCGCCGCAAACCACGTTGCTGGTCGCCGACCACGCGACGCTGATCGCGCTCGCGCAGCCGGACGGCGATGCCGAGGCGCCGAATCTCGACGCGGCCGTGTCGCACCTGCTGTCGCAGGGCTGCGAATACATCCTGTCGTCGGAAACCGGTTCGCACCGGCTCGTCAATACGCTGTACGGCGAGGAAGGCCAGCTTCGCGAAGACATGTGGGATCGCTCGCCGCACCGGCTGATGGGCATCACCGATACGCTGGGCGCGGCCATCGCGGCGCTGCTCGCGAACGGCCAGGAGCCGCCCGAAGCCGTGCGCGAGGCGCAGGAATACCTGTATCAGGCCGTGCGCGACGCGTTCCGGCCCGGCATGGGCGCGTACCTGCCCGACCGGTTCTTCTGGGCGCGCAGCAACGACGAGTCCGACACGCCGCCGGCCGTGAAGGCCGACCCGGTGCCGAGGACGTCGCACAGGCATTGA
- a CDS encoding rubredoxin: MEYKSWMCLICGWIYDEEAGLPEEGIAPGTRWEDVPINWTCPECGARKEDFEMVQI, encoded by the coding sequence ATGGAATACAAGAGCTGGATGTGCCTGATTTGTGGCTGGATTTACGACGAAGAAGCCGGGCTGCCGGAAGAGGGCATTGCCCCGGGCACGCGCTGGGAAGACGTCCCGATCAACTGGACGTGTCCCGAATGCGGCGCCCGCAAGGAAGACTTCGAGATGGTCCAGATCTGA
- a CDS encoding YqgE/AlgH family protein, with product MSKPSDRINLTNQFLIAMPNMADPTFSGTVVYLCDHSERGALGLVINRPTDIDLESLFNRIDLKLDIEPLLHIPVYFGGPVQTERGFVLHEPVEGASYNSSMSVDGGLEMTTSKDVLEAVATGTGPKRFLLTLGHAGWGAGQLEEEIARNGWLTVAADPRIVFDTPAEERFEAALGLLGVSSSMLSGEAGHA from the coding sequence ATGTCAAAGCCTTCCGATCGCATCAATCTCACCAACCAGTTCCTGATCGCCATGCCGAACATGGCCGATCCGACGTTCTCGGGGACGGTGGTCTATCTTTGCGATCACAGCGAGCGCGGTGCGCTCGGCCTCGTCATCAATCGTCCGACCGACATCGATCTCGAATCGCTGTTCAACCGCATCGACCTGAAGCTCGACATCGAGCCGCTGCTGCACATTCCGGTGTACTTCGGCGGTCCGGTCCAGACCGAGCGCGGCTTCGTGCTGCACGAGCCGGTCGAGGGCGCGAGCTACAACTCGTCGATGTCCGTCGACGGCGGGCTCGAGATGACGACGTCGAAGGACGTGCTCGAGGCGGTCGCGACGGGCACCGGCCCGAAGCGCTTCCTGCTCACGCTCGGCCATGCAGGCTGGGGCGCCGGGCAACTCGAGGAAGAAATTGCCCGCAACGGCTGGCTGACCGTCGCCGCCGATCCGCGCATCGTGTTCGACACGCCGGCCGAAGAGCGCTTCGAAGCCGCGCTCGGCCTGCTCGGCGTCAGTTCGTCGATGCTGTCCGGCGAGGCAGGGCACGCATGA
- the ruvX gene encoding Holliday junction resolvase RuvX, which translates to MSGASARDATLLAFDYGEKRIGVAIGNALTRSARALVVIQNLNREHRFKAVGDLLAEWRPDALVVGLPMHPDGTPHDMTQQAKRFGNQLNGRFGLPVTWVDERYSSVEAEAGLRERNVRGRARTDMLDAEAARVILQQYLDQLSDHEHH; encoded by the coding sequence ATGAGTGGCGCGAGCGCGCGCGATGCGACGCTCCTGGCGTTCGACTACGGCGAAAAACGGATCGGCGTCGCGATCGGCAACGCGCTGACGCGCTCGGCCCGTGCGCTCGTCGTGATCCAGAACCTGAACCGCGAGCACCGCTTCAAGGCGGTCGGCGACCTGCTGGCCGAATGGCGGCCGGATGCGCTCGTCGTGGGCCTGCCGATGCATCCGGACGGCACGCCGCACGACATGACGCAGCAGGCGAAGCGTTTCGGCAACCAGCTGAACGGCCGCTTCGGGCTGCCCGTCACGTGGGTCGACGAGCGCTATTCGTCGGTCGAGGCGGAAGCCGGGCTGCGCGAGCGCAACGTGCGCGGCCGCGCTCGCACCGACATGCTCGATGCCGAAGCCGCGCGCGTCATTCTTCAACAGTATCTCGATCAATTGTCCGACCATGAGCACCATTGA
- the pyrR gene encoding bifunctional pyr operon transcriptional regulator/uracil phosphoribosyltransferase PyrR: MSTIDAEALYRVLLDQIRAAYGTAFAEPGGPRLAGIYSGGAWLAERLARDLGAPAFGVVNVALHRDDYAKKGLHSQASPTSLPFEIDGARIVLVDDVLYTGRTVRAALNELFDYGRPAAVELAVLADRGGRELPVAARFAGGTLDVPADATLVLARDDARFTLRIEAHSESHGA; the protein is encoded by the coding sequence ATGAGCACCATTGACGCCGAGGCGCTTTACCGCGTCCTGCTCGACCAGATCCGCGCCGCGTACGGCACGGCGTTCGCCGAACCGGGCGGCCCGCGGCTCGCCGGCATTTACAGCGGCGGTGCGTGGCTCGCCGAGCGCCTCGCGCGCGATCTCGGCGCACCGGCGTTCGGCGTCGTCAACGTCGCGCTGCACCGCGACGATTACGCGAAGAAAGGGCTACACAGCCAGGCCAGCCCGACGTCGCTGCCGTTCGAGATCGACGGCGCGCGCATCGTGCTCGTCGACGACGTGCTGTACACCGGGCGCACCGTGCGCGCGGCGCTCAACGAGCTGTTCGACTACGGCCGTCCGGCCGCGGTCGAGCTCGCGGTGCTCGCCGATCGCGGCGGCCGCGAGCTGCCGGTCGCCGCGCGCTTCGCGGGCGGCACGCTCGACGTGCCGGCCGACGCGACGCTCGTGCTCGCGCGCGATGATGCGCGATTCACGCTGCGTATCGAGGCCCACAGCGAGTCGCACGGCGCCTGA
- a CDS encoding aspartate carbamoyltransferase catalytic subunit produces MTTDTTGRTGNPAAAASPDRFRYGFLKGNPQLTKNGELKHLLSIEGLPRSIVNHILDTAEQFVSVTDREVKKVPLLRGKSVFNLFFENSTRTRTTFEIAATRLSADVLNLNINASSTSKGESLLDTINNLSAMHADLFVVRHASSGAPYLIAEHCAPHVHVINAGDGRHAHPTQGLLDMYTIRHYKRDFTKLRVAIVGDILHSRVARSDIHALTTLGVPEVRAIGPRTLLPGGLEQMGVKVFHNLDEGLKGVDVIIMLRLQNERMSGALLPSAQEYFKTWGLTPERLALAAPDAIVMHPGPMNRGVEIDSQVADGPQSVILNQVTFGIAVRMAVMGIVAGNSD; encoded by the coding sequence ATGACCACCGACACCACTGGCCGCACCGGCAATCCCGCGGCGGCCGCGAGCCCCGACCGGTTTCGCTACGGTTTCCTGAAGGGCAACCCGCAGCTCACGAAAAACGGCGAGCTGAAGCACCTGCTGTCGATCGAGGGCCTGCCGCGCTCGATCGTCAATCACATCCTCGATACCGCCGAGCAGTTCGTCAGCGTGACGGACCGTGAAGTGAAGAAGGTGCCGCTGCTGCGCGGCAAGTCCGTGTTCAACCTGTTCTTCGAGAACTCGACGCGCACCCGCACGACCTTCGAGATTGCCGCGACGCGCCTGTCGGCCGACGTGCTGAACCTGAACATCAACGCGTCGTCGACGAGCAAGGGCGAATCGCTGCTCGACACGATCAACAACCTGTCGGCGATGCATGCCGACCTGTTCGTCGTGCGCCACGCGTCGAGCGGCGCGCCGTACCTGATCGCCGAGCACTGCGCGCCGCACGTGCACGTGATCAACGCCGGCGACGGCCGTCATGCGCACCCGACGCAGGGCCTGCTCGACATGTACACGATCCGTCACTACAAGCGCGACTTCACGAAGCTGCGCGTGGCGATCGTCGGCGACATCCTGCATTCGCGCGTCGCGCGCTCCGACATCCACGCGCTCACCACGCTCGGCGTGCCGGAAGTGCGTGCGATCGGCCCGCGCACGCTGCTGCCGGGCGGTCTCGAGCAGATGGGCGTGAAGGTGTTCCACAACCTCGACGAGGGGCTGAAGGGCGTCGACGTGATCATCATGCTGCGTCTGCAGAACGAACGGATGAGCGGCGCGCTGCTGCCGTCCGCGCAGGAGTACTTCAAGACGTGGGGCCTGACGCCCGAGCGCCTTGCGCTCGCCGCGCCCGACGCGATCGTGATGCATCCGGGGCCGATGAACCGCGGCGTCGAGATCGATTCGCAGGTCGCCGACGGTCCGCAATCGGTGATCCTCAACCAGGTCACGTTCGGCATCGCCGTGCGGATGGCGGTGATGGGCATCGTCGCCGGCAACAGCGACTGA
- a CDS encoding dihydroorotase translates to MKIHIKGGTLIDPVAGTEGQADVFVADGKIAALGSAPAGFNADQTIDASGLIVAPGLVDLCARLREPGYEHKATLASEMAAAVAGGVTTLVCPPDTDPVLDEPGLVEMLKFRARNLHQANVHPLGALTVGLKGEVITEMVALTESGCVGFTHANVPVRDTQVLLRALQYASTYGYTTWLRPLDAFIGRGGVAASGALASRLGLSGVPVAAETIALHTIFELMRVTGARVHLARLSSAAGLALVREAKAEGLPVTCDVGVNHVHLIDVDIGYFDSQFRLDPPLRSERDREAIRAALADGTIDAICSDHTPVDDDEKLLPFGEATPGATGLELLLSLTLKWADETRTPLAQALRRITSAPADVLQLPAGRLAEGGAADLCVFDPRAHWRVEPRALKSQGHNSPFLGYELPAAVRTTLVAGRVAFERH, encoded by the coding sequence ATGAAGATTCATATCAAAGGCGGCACGCTGATCGACCCGGTCGCCGGCACCGAAGGGCAGGCCGACGTATTCGTCGCGGACGGCAAGATCGCCGCGCTGGGCAGCGCGCCCGCCGGTTTCAACGCGGACCAGACGATCGACGCGTCGGGCCTGATCGTCGCGCCCGGCCTCGTCGACCTGTGCGCGCGGCTGCGCGAGCCGGGCTACGAACACAAGGCGACGCTCGCGTCCGAGATGGCCGCGGCCGTCGCGGGCGGCGTCACGACCCTCGTGTGCCCGCCGGACACCGATCCCGTGCTCGACGAGCCAGGCCTCGTCGAAATGCTCAAGTTCCGCGCGCGTAACCTGCACCAGGCCAACGTGCATCCCCTTGGCGCGCTGACGGTCGGCCTCAAGGGCGAGGTGATCACCGAGATGGTCGCGCTGACCGAATCCGGCTGCGTCGGTTTCACGCATGCCAACGTGCCGGTGCGCGACACGCAGGTGCTGCTGCGCGCGCTGCAGTACGCGAGCACCTACGGCTACACGACGTGGCTGCGTCCGCTCGACGCGTTCATCGGCCGCGGCGGCGTGGCTGCGAGCGGCGCGCTCGCGTCGCGGCTCGGGCTGTCCGGCGTGCCGGTCGCGGCCGAGACGATCGCACTCCACACGATTTTCGAACTGATGCGCGTGACGGGCGCGCGCGTGCACCTCGCGCGACTGTCGTCGGCGGCCGGGCTCGCGCTCGTGCGTGAAGCGAAGGCCGAGGGGCTGCCCGTGACCTGCGACGTCGGCGTGAACCACGTCCACCTGATCGACGTCGACATCGGCTACTTCGACTCGCAGTTCCGGCTCGATCCGCCGCTGCGCAGCGAGCGCGATCGCGAAGCGATTCGCGCGGCGCTCGCCGACGGCACGATCGACGCGATCTGCTCGGATCACACGCCGGTCGACGACGACGAGAAGCTGCTGCCGTTCGGTGAAGCGACGCCGGGCGCGACGGGGCTCGAATTGCTGCTGTCGCTGACGCTGAAGTGGGCGGACGAGACGCGCACGCCGCTCGCGCAGGCGCTGCGCCGCATCACGTCCGCGCCGGCGGACGTGCTGCAACTGCCGGCCGGGCGCCTCGCCGAAGGCGGCGCGGCCGACCTGTGCGTGTTCGATCCGCGTGCGCACTGGCGCGTCGAGCCGCGTGCGCTGAAGAGCCAGGGCCACAATTCGCCGTTCCTCGGCTACGAACTGCCGGCCGCCGTGCGTACCACGCTCGTGGCCGGACGGGTCGCGTTCGAGCGCCACTGA
- a CDS encoding lysophospholipid acyltransferase family protein → MIAFRKLRLAFHLLRGMVIVALRFSHVTPARRAELIRRWSLKLLRICGMRLVVHNDGARLDASALVVGNHVSWLDIYAVNAWRPTPFVSKAEVRQWPVVGWLAEKLDTVFLQREKRTEAMRIMHEMAERLRTGGLMCVFPEGTTSDGQDLLPFHANLFQAAVSAGCAVQPICLMYEDAHGRQSVAPAYTGDLSLGTSLDMVLRGGPLVAHLYVCEPIAPGGDRRATSAAARDAIAAALATLQERVGKPTAESLAELQKHAYPATELGAGATGDAAADAPVPGREG, encoded by the coding sequence ATGATCGCCTTTCGCAAGCTGCGTCTCGCCTTTCACCTGTTGCGCGGCATGGTGATCGTCGCGCTGCGTTTTTCGCACGTCACGCCCGCGCGCCGCGCCGAGCTGATACGCCGCTGGTCGCTCAAGCTGCTGCGGATCTGCGGGATGCGCCTCGTCGTCCACAACGACGGCGCGCGGCTCGACGCGAGCGCGCTCGTCGTGGGCAACCACGTGTCGTGGCTCGACATCTATGCGGTCAACGCGTGGCGGCCGACGCCGTTCGTGTCGAAGGCCGAGGTGCGGCAGTGGCCGGTCGTCGGCTGGCTCGCCGAGAAGCTCGACACCGTGTTCCTGCAGCGCGAGAAGCGTACCGAGGCGATGCGGATCATGCACGAGATGGCCGAGCGTCTGCGTACCGGCGGGCTGATGTGCGTGTTTCCGGAAGGGACGACGTCCGATGGCCAGGATCTGCTGCCGTTCCATGCGAACCTGTTCCAGGCTGCGGTATCGGCCGGCTGCGCGGTGCAGCCGATCTGCCTGATGTACGAGGACGCGCACGGGCGGCAGTCGGTCGCGCCGGCCTACACGGGCGATCTGTCGCTCGGCACGTCGCTCGACATGGTGTTGCGCGGCGGCCCGCTCGTCGCGCATCTGTACGTGTGCGAACCGATCGCGCCGGGCGGTGACCGGCGGGCGACGTCTGCCGCGGCGCGCGACGCGATCGCGGCCGCACTGGCGACGCTGCAGGAGAGGGTCGGCAAGCCGACGGCCGAGTCGCTCGCCGAGCTGCAGAAGCATGCGTATCCGGCGACCGAGCTCGGCGCCGGTGCGACGGGCGACGCGGCAGCCGATGCGCCCGTGCCGGGGCGCGAGGGCTGA
- a CDS encoding symmetrical bis(5'-nucleosyl)-tetraphosphatase encodes MTSPPIAIGDIQGCHTAFQALYEKLSAPTDAPLWIAGDVVNRGPGSLAALRAVVELGPRATVVLGNHDLHLLAVSAGLRTERPGDTIGEILDAPDADALLDWVRHRPFVHVEDGKLLVHAGVLPQWDATLALELADELQRALRAPDWRDTLQGLYGNEPNQWTPNLKKRDRMRVAFNAFTRLRFCTPDGAMEFKANGGPDSAPPGYLPWFDVPGRRTEDVTVVFGHWAALGLMLRDNVVALDSGCVWGNQLSAVRLTADPAQRTVTQVQCEACRSPGGE; translated from the coding sequence ATGACTTCCCCTCCCATCGCCATCGGCGACATCCAAGGCTGTCACACCGCTTTCCAGGCGCTGTACGAAAAGCTTTCGGCGCCCACCGACGCCCCCCTCTGGATCGCCGGCGACGTCGTCAACCGCGGCCCGGGCTCCCTTGCCGCGCTGCGCGCGGTCGTCGAGCTCGGCCCGCGCGCGACCGTCGTGCTCGGCAATCACGACCTCCACCTGCTCGCGGTCTCGGCCGGGCTGCGCACCGAGCGCCCGGGCGACACGATCGGCGAGATCCTCGACGCGCCCGACGCCGACGCGCTGCTCGACTGGGTCCGCCACCGCCCGTTCGTGCATGTCGAAGACGGAAAGCTGCTCGTGCACGCCGGCGTGTTGCCGCAATGGGACGCCACGCTCGCGCTCGAACTCGCGGACGAACTGCAGCGCGCGCTGCGTGCCCCCGACTGGCGCGACACGCTGCAAGGCCTGTACGGCAACGAGCCGAATCAATGGACGCCGAACCTGAAAAAACGCGACCGGATGCGCGTCGCATTCAACGCGTTCACGCGCCTGCGCTTCTGCACGCCCGACGGCGCGATGGAATTCAAGGCAAATGGCGGCCCCGACAGCGCGCCGCCCGGCTACCTGCCGTGGTTCGACGTGCCGGGGCGCCGCACCGAGGACGTGACGGTCGTGTTCGGCCACTGGGCCGCGCTCGGCCTGATGTTGCGCGACAACGTCGTCGCGCTCGATTCAGGATGCGTATGGGGAAATCAGTTGTCGGCCGTGCGGCTCACGGCCGACCCGGCGCAGCGCACGGTCACGCAGGTGCAGTGCGAAGCGTGCCGTTCGCCGGGCGGCGAATGA